A single Candidatus Binatia bacterium DNA region contains:
- a CDS encoding SlyX family protein, giving the protein MSDQPISDEVDERFQILESKILHQEQTIEELNSVVIRQQNQVDELQAEVKRLAEGFDTPSPTTADPDEEPPPPHY; this is encoded by the coding sequence GTGTCCGATCAGCCGATCTCCGACGAGGTCGACGAGCGGTTCCAGATCCTCGAGAGCAAGATCCTGCACCAGGAGCAGACCATCGAAGAGCTCAACTCGGTCGTGATTCGCCAACAGAATCAGGTCGACGAGCTGCAGGCGGAGGTGAAGAGGCTCGCTGAGGGGTTCGATACTCCGTCGCCTACGACGGCGGATCCCGACGAGGAACCGCCGCCGCCCCACTACTGA
- a CDS encoding DUF2270 domain-containing protein has translation MTSNEPYAKDRAMILTHYYRAMVGRADTWRMRMDATTNWAIVTTAAVISFALGNGAVPHYGIFIASLMTMTFLVLEARRLTFYHLWQQRVLLIEKGMIRPALFAGAPEDLPASTMGDDEFRRALDPHLGCTIPTMRLSKAAARRMRRVYIYLFGVQLIAWMLKLVSDPTPATSFSQITDRAHVAGLPGIALFAIVGGCFATAVIVAVTQGRRDRKPHTAAS, from the coding sequence GTGACGTCGAACGAACCCTACGCGAAGGATCGCGCCATGATCCTAACCCACTACTACCGCGCGATGGTCGGGCGCGCCGACACGTGGCGCATGCGGATGGACGCAACGACCAACTGGGCCATCGTCACGACGGCAGCCGTGATCTCATTCGCCCTCGGCAACGGCGCCGTGCCGCACTACGGTATCTTCATCGCGTCGCTCATGACGATGACCTTCCTGGTCCTCGAGGCGCGACGGCTGACCTTCTACCACCTATGGCAGCAGCGCGTGCTGCTGATCGAGAAGGGAATGATCCGCCCCGCCCTGTTCGCAGGCGCTCCGGAGGACCTGCCCGCGTCGACGATGGGCGACGACGAGTTCCGCCGAGCCCTCGACCCGCACCTCGGGTGCACCATCCCGACCATGCGGCTGTCGAAGGCGGCAGCGCGGAGGATGCGGCGCGTTTACATCTATCTGTTCGGCGTGCAGCTGATCGCGTGGATGCTGAAGCTGGTGTCCGACCCCACGCCCGCGACGTCCTTCAGCCAGATCACCGATCGGGCCCACGTCGCCGGGCTTCCCGGCATCGCGCTGTTCGCGATCGTCGGGGGGTGCTTTGCAACGGCGGTGATCGTCGCCGTAACGCAGGGACGGCGAGACCGGAAGCCTCACACTGCCGCGAGCTGA